TTGCCGATCCGGGAGGGATAGAGATGAAGATCAAGGCTTTGTTCGTCGCCGGAGGCTTGGCCCTGGCCGCCCTCGGCCTCACCGTGGCCCAGAACATGCAAAACACGCCCGACACCAGCAAGCAGACCATCGCCCAGATCGTGGCCTCCAACCCCAACTTCAGCACCCTGCTGGCGGCGGTGAAGGCGGCGGGGTTGGTAGAGACCCTCTCCGGCCCCGGCCCCTTCACGGTCTTCGCGCCCACCAACGAGGCCTTTGCCAAGATCCCCAAAGCCGACCTGGACAAGCTTCTGGCGGATAAGGCGGCCCTCACCAAGGTGCTCACCTACCACGTGGTGGCGGGACGGGTGCCCTCCAGCGAGGTGGTCAAGCTGAAGGAAGCCAAGACCGTCCAGGGCCAGGCCATAACCATCGCGGTATCGGGCGGCAGCGTCATCCTCAACGGATACTCCAAGGTGACGGCGGTGGATATCCCCGCTAGTAACGGCGTGATCCACGTGATCGACACCGTGTTGCTGCCCAAATAATCGCCCCCTTCAAGACACCCCCGCCTGGGCGGGGGTGTCTCTTTTCCACCCCGCTGGCCGTGTATACTGACCGGCGGGTCAGGAGAAGGGGGGTGAAAGTGGTCTAAAAATTTGGACGGGCTCGAGACTATAGGGTGGAACGCGAAAGGAGAACGCTGATGAGTAAACGCGTCGTGCTTCTAGCTTCAGCCTTGTTTGGATTCGTTATGGCCTTTGCCCAGGACGCATTTCCCCAGCCCGGTCCCAACGATGCCCTGGTGCGCTTCGTACACCTGGTGCCGGACGGGCCCAAAATCGACATATCGGCGGGGAGCAAGAAGATATTTGAAGAGCTTGCCTATAAGGATACCGCCACCTACTTGCCGGTGGCGGCGGGAGAGCCGAGCTTCGTGGTGAGCGAGGTCGCCAAAACCGACGACAAAGGCAACCCCCAGCCCGGAGCAAAGCTCCTCGAGCTCAAGGCCAAGCTCGAGAAAGGGAGGCGTTACACCATCGCGCTCCTGGGTTCGGCCAAACAGCCCAAGGCCCAGGTTTTCGACGACGCCTTCAAGGCGGTACAGGGCCAGGCCCTGGTGCGGGTCGTCCAGGCCTCCGCTGACGTCCCGGCGGTGGACGTGGCGGTGAAGGGCGGGCCGCTGCTGTTCAAAGGGCTGGCTTACGGCCAGGGTTCAGCGTACACCCCGGTGCGGGCTATGATCTACGACCTCGAGGTGCGCCCGGCGGGCAAGGCTGAGGTGGTTCTCTCCTTGCCGGGGATCAGCCTGCAAGCGGGGCGGGTCTACACCGTTTTCGTGGTGGGTAACGCGGCGGATACTACCCTCGAGGCGGTGTTTGCCGAGGACAACTACGGCGAGTAGATCCGCTCTTCGGCCAGGGCGGGCGTTCCTGCCCGCCCCGGCTGCTGTGTGGGTTGTAGGCGGGGCCTCGGTTCCCTTACGGGCGAAGCGCCAGAATCGTCTTGTGCGGGGGATTCTGTTGCTGCTGGCGGCGCTGGGCCTGGCCGGGGCGCAAAGCCCGAGGTGGGCGGGCGACCCCGAGTACCGCACCTTTCCCGGCACGCCGACCGCTGCCGG
The genomic region above belongs to Meiothermus sp. Pnk-1 and contains:
- a CDS encoding fasciclin domain-containing protein, with translation MKIKALFVAGGLALAALGLTVAQNMQNTPDTSKQTIAQIVASNPNFSTLLAAVKAAGLVETLSGPGPFTVFAPTNEAFAKIPKADLDKLLADKAALTKVLTYHVVAGRVPSSEVVKLKEAKTVQGQAITIAVSGGSVILNGYSKVTAVDIPASNGVIHVIDTVLLPK
- a CDS encoding DUF4397 domain-containing protein, whose amino-acid sequence is MSKRVVLLASALFGFVMAFAQDAFPQPGPNDALVRFVHLVPDGPKIDISAGSKKIFEELAYKDTATYLPVAAGEPSFVVSEVAKTDDKGNPQPGAKLLELKAKLEKGRRYTIALLGSAKQPKAQVFDDAFKAVQGQALVRVVQASADVPAVDVAVKGGPLLFKGLAYGQGSAYTPVRAMIYDLEVRPAGKAEVVLSLPGISLQAGRVYTVFVVGNAADTTLEAVFAEDNYGE